In the genome of Nymphaea colorata isolate Beijing-Zhang1983 chromosome 9, ASM883128v2, whole genome shotgun sequence, one region contains:
- the LOC116260062 gene encoding uncharacterized protein LOC116260062 yields MAFLLLTSLLLLFIPSPTPAKADFATARSLDALLQTYTFDLFRQRAKTGVVYTADLPGNLSGVEAHGIRFRSGSLRRRGASPMEFDFPVGTVVQPYVTRLIVVLQNLGNRSADYYDYYPAGFRLVTPVLGFLAYDAAGSSNPASQKELDMVATGSAITINFTSTIRSGDDGNALCVFFDVNGTVALGNQTARNVCKSSRQGHFALVTKESPSPPPPSQPPGAAPGRGKKSGKWKVVVGALVGGVVGAVLLVLLVAAIIRMQKKSKIARMERRAGEEEAFGTATVGQARMPIASAMRTAPAIENDYRPGD; encoded by the coding sequence ATGGCCTTTCTCCTTCTCACATCACTTCTGCTCCTCTTCATCCCCTCACCGACCCCCGCCAAAGCAGACTTCGCCACCGCCCGCTCCCTGGACGCTCTCCTCCAGACGTATACATTCGATTTGTTTCGCCAGCGGGCGAAAACCGGCGTCGTCTACACTGCCGATCTCCCGGGGAACTTATCCGGAGTCGAGGCCCATGGCATCCGATTCCGCAGCGGCAGCCTCCGGAGGCGCGGGGCGAGCCCGATGGAATTCGATTTCCCGGTGGGAACTGTCGTTCAGCCGTACGTCACGCGCCTGATCGTGGTTCTGCAGAATCTGGGCAATCGATCGGCGGATTACTACGATTATTATCCGGCCGGGTTCCGGCTGGTGACACCCGTTCTGGGCTTCCTTGCCTACGACGCCGCCGGTTCCAGCAATCCGGCCTCCCAGAAGGAGCTGGACATGGTGGCTACCGGGTCGGCCATAACAATCAATTTCACGAGTACCATCCGGTCCGGGGACGACGGCAATGCATTGTGCGTGTTCTTTGACGTAAATGGTACCGTGGCTCTCGGGAATCAGACGGCCAGGAACGTGTGCAAGAGTTCCCGTCAGGGGCATTTCGCTCTGGTGACGAAGGAGAGTCCTTCACCGCCGCCGCCATCGCAGCCGCCTGGCGCTGCTCCTGGAAGAGGGAAAAAGTCGGGAAAGTGGAAGGTGGTGGTAGGGGCGTTGGTGGGAGGCGTGGTAGGAGCGGTGCTTCTGGTCTTGTTGGTGGCGGCGATCATCAGGATGCAAAAGAAATCGAAGATAGCGCGGATGGAGCGGCGCGCCGGGGAGGAGGAGGCCTTCGGGACGGCGACGGTGGGGCAAGCTAGGATGCCCATCGCCTCCGCCATGAGAACGGCGCCCGCCATTGAGAACGATTACCGCCCTGGAGATTGA